ctctttgtaacGAAGCATGGCGTTGCCTCTGTTTTGTGCAAGCAACTCCATGTCCGCCTTTGTTCCTACTGTTCTCAGACTGTCACCCTTCATAACAAATGATTGTTCCATAAAATTGATGTCGGTAGAGGAACCACAACATTTGTCTTCGCCAAATACCGACCCTGATGATGGCCGTCCAATAGGGACGTTGCTGCTTGCAGATGTTGCTGGTCCCTGATGATGGCCGTCAAAATTCAACTGCAGCCCTCACAATTAAAGAACCAAAGTTTACATACAAGAAGTTACGCATAAATGCTTCAATATCAATGTCTAAAATATGCGAGTTCCAATCATCAAAAAACAACTTGCAAAGTTGGAACACTCATAAAGACTTTTGTTTACAATGTTGACCATTTTGTGCCATTCAGTAATAGAACATTGGTTCATTACTTGCTACATAAAGATTTTGGATTTCTTGTTAGATTGCATAAAAAGCAAGAGGGATTACCACATATGGAACTTATACATCTCTAAAACAAAAGTGAGGTTTAAATCACATACAAGGGGTTCTAGAGTGTATTGATTTCCTAACGTTTTCCAACCACAACCACTACATATAGAAAGCTGTCAAGATTGATTGGAGTACGAAATACTTGAACATGACAAAAGGTTCCGTATGAGGACAGTATGGTATTGATGTATTTACAATGCCTCAGTGAACAAACAAATGAATACAGAAAGGACTTACATTGAATTTTATGTCCTCATGTCCAATAGGGCAGTTCACCTGGTACATATCTCTGAACATTTTTGTATCAGTCAATGATGTTTCTTTCACAAGTTCGCTAAAATTCTTAATCATAAATCCTGAATCGTTTGAACCATATGTGACTTCCAATGGACCTGACTCTTCATGATCCCTCAACCGTCCTAAATTAAAATCCCATATCTGCAAGCCAGTAGCAAGTTAGCGTGACTATCATAGTCGCACACATATCTTATTGTAATGGGGAACTTACTATTAATGCCAATCCATTAGTTATGCAAAGCCTTCACAATTAAAAACAAGATACTATAGCATATAAAACCCTTAATGCTGGAAAAGAATTCAGTCCTATCAAAGCCAAAAGAAAACTTGCAGAGGaagtaaacaaaaacaaattgggAACCACTAGTGGAACAAGTTCACAACTGAAATCTCATCGACGaaaggaactaatttctttgcTCTTTGCTCTCATATTCCACTATATGAAGTTCTAGAGTTAGGTGTAGACAGATAGTGGAACTAGTTAGAGTGAGAGTTGTTCAATATAAAAGGAAGGAGTGCAATAAGCTAGAAGAGAAACGCAAACACAGATTAAATATGCAGAGGTGAAATCTCGGTTAAACCTTATTTCCATTGTCTTATAAGATTGAAATCTCGATTAATTATGTAGATTCGTTATCGATGTGTTTTAACTAAAGCTCAATTCAGGAATTAAGTTCAATTGACATCAAGCAAACTAAAAGCAAATTCAGGATGATACCTGAGTGTTGTGTCCATGGGGATTGCTATCCCACAACATGTCACCGTCACGGTTCTCTTCCGGCATCATGAGCAGAGTCGTAAAGGGTGTTTGCTGCTGCAACACTGGCTGCGAAGCCGCAGCTGGAGCTACAACCCCGTCAACACCTCCATTCTCATTCCTCACATCAATTGAAGCATGCCCTTCCATATTCTCACTCCCATTCTCCTCCTGCCAACCATTCCTTGCCGGCGTACCTGGCACCAAATTCTCACCACCACCGCctccaccgccaccgccacctccacctccacctccaccatcCAAGTCTCTCTTAAACAACTCCAGCAGCTGCTTCTGTATCCCGTGCTTTTGTTTCCCGCCTATGCCCCCACTATTCTGTCTCTTCATTTCACCAGTCCGGTGAACGACGCAGTTCTGGTTGCGATTGGGCACCATCAAGTCCTGCAGTCCAAACCCATTCCAAGACGAATCCATGGACGGCAAACCCATATCCCAGTTCTGGGACTGCAGGTCGGGTCGAGCCGGCAGAGTCTTGTCCTGGAGATCCAGACCCAAAAGAGAGGCGAGCTCGAGCGCCGAGGGGCAGCCTGAGAATCCCTCGAGAGGGGTGCGATCGTGCGCCGCGGAGACAGAGCAGCTACCGTGGGCGTCCCAATCGCACTCCTGGCAGAGAACGAGGTTGTCGGTGGAGCAGCGGACTGAGACGGCCTCCGAGGCGCAATTATCACAGATCAGAGAGCGCTCGTGCT
The nucleotide sequence above comes from Malus sylvestris chromosome 16, drMalSylv7.2, whole genome shotgun sequence. Encoded proteins:
- the LOC126607061 gene encoding zinc finger protein CONSTANS-LIKE 14-like, with translation MVSPKSGGVEGVSCDFCSDQPAVLYCRADSAKLCLFCDQLVHSANLLSRKHERSLICDNCASEAVSVRCSTDNLVLCQECDWDAHGSCSVSAAHDRTPLEGFSGCPSALELASLLGLDLQDKTLPARPDLQSQNWDMGLPSMDSSWNGFGLQDLMVPNRNQNCVVHRTGEMKRQNSGGIGGKQKHGIQKQLLELFKRDLDGGGGGGGGGGGGGGGGENLVPGTPARNGWQEENGSENMEGHASIDVRNENGGVDGVVAPAAASQPVLQQQTPFTTLLMMPEENRDGDMLWDSNPHGHNTQIWDFNLGRLRDHEESGPLEVTYGSNDSGFMIKNFSELVKETSLTDTKMFRDMYQVNCPIGHEDIKFNLNFDGHHQGPATSASSNVPIGRPSSGSVFGEDKCCGSSTDINFMEQSFVMKGDSLRTVGTKADMELLAQNRGNAMLRYKEKKKTRRYEKHIRYESRKARADTRMRVKGRFVKATTEAPDG